The Pelistega ratti genome window below encodes:
- a CDS encoding mechanosensitive ion channel family protein, with amino-acid sequence MQVQIKEWLLANNITFYTDHLSVGLVALGLIIAAFVIYYVAYLLTRRLLQKVCVNSRFIFLRRLGETKLFVYINYLLVSLVINKLAQIWFEPGVVRSIAEVSTESWTLLIVLFISFALLDTLTKWCFDRGFATHFPVRGLVQTLKILISIGIGISIISILIGQSPLIILSGMGAMTAVLMLVFKDPILGLVAGIQLSANNMLNLGDWLEMSKYNADGSVIDIGLTTVKVQNWDNTITTIPTYALISDSFKNWRGMTESGGRRIKRAIMIDASSVHFISEEDVSRLTKSPLLAEYIITKSGELEEANKTADLSLRLNGRRLTNIGTFRAYLVRYLKNHPKIRQDLTVMVRQLAPTSEGIPLEIYCFSNDVAWVNYEDIQSDIFDHIFAVVSEFDLRIYQNPTGYDMREAFAQHIQ; translated from the coding sequence ATGCAAGTTCAAATTAAAGAATGGTTATTGGCAAATAATATTACCTTTTATACCGATCATCTCTCAGTTGGTTTGGTTGCTTTAGGATTGATTATTGCTGCTTTTGTTATTTATTACGTTGCCTATCTATTGACACGGCGCTTATTGCAAAAAGTATGTGTCAATTCACGTTTTATCTTTTTAAGACGTTTAGGAGAGACCAAGCTATTTGTCTATATTAATTATTTATTGGTCTCTTTAGTGATTAATAAATTAGCACAAATATGGTTTGAACCTGGTGTAGTACGTAGTATTGCTGAAGTTTCAACAGAGAGTTGGACATTACTGATTGTTTTATTTATCAGTTTTGCACTCTTAGATACTTTAACCAAGTGGTGTTTTGATCGTGGATTTGCGACACACTTCCCCGTAAGAGGGTTGGTGCAGACGCTTAAAATACTCATTTCAATTGGTATTGGTATCAGTATTATCTCTATCCTTATTGGACAATCGCCATTGATTATTCTCTCTGGTATGGGAGCTATGACGGCTGTCTTAATGCTCGTATTTAAAGACCCTATTTTGGGACTTGTTGCAGGGATTCAGTTATCGGCTAATAATATGCTGAATTTAGGTGATTGGTTAGAAATGAGTAAATACAATGCTGATGGTTCAGTGATTGATATTGGGCTGACAACAGTTAAGGTACAAAATTGGGATAATACTATTACAACCATTCCGACCTATGCCTTGATTTCTGACTCTTTCAAAAATTGGCGCGGAATGACAGAGTCTGGTGGCCGTCGTATTAAACGAGCGATTATGATTGATGCTAGTTCAGTGCATTTTATTTCAGAAGAAGATGTCTCTCGTTTAACGAAGAGCCCTTTATTAGCTGAATATATTATTACTAAATCGGGCGAGCTTGAAGAGGCGAATAAAACGGCTGACTTATCGTTACGATTAAATGGCAGACGATTAACCAATATTGGTACTTTCCGTGCCTATTTAGTGCGTTATCTCAAAAACCATCCTAAGATTCGTCAAGATTTAACGGTTATGGTGAGACAATTAGCACCAACCTCAGAGGGTATTCCACTAGAAATATATTGTTTTAGTAATGATGTGGCTTGGGTAAACTATGAGGATATTCAATCGGATATTTTTGATCATATTTTTGCAGTAGTGAGTGAATTTGACTTACGTATTTATCAGAATCCAACGGGCTATGATATGCGAGAAGCATTTGCACAACACATACAATAG
- the gorA gene encoding glutathione-disulfide reductase has translation MKMDFDLLVIGAGSGGVRASRMAAAKGVKVAVVESTFLGGTCVNVGCIPKKLYSYASSFPGAFSSAEGFGWSQVSSTLDWEKLKHNRAAEIARLNEVYGNLLKNSGVQLLKGHGALVDANTVKVGEKTYTAKHILIATGGWPVVPDIPGKELAITSNEVFDLPVFPKRLLIVGGGYIASEFASIFNGLGAKVIQVYRSEKILRSFDEDLQDFVMQEMIKHGVDLRVNSDIASLEKTATGILATFKDGRTEEVDQVFFATGRRPNTKGLNLEALGIQTGKRGEILVDEHFRTNIPSIYAVGDVVGHLDLTPVALAEGMVVVDTLFGDGTRQMSYDNIPTAIFTTPNVATVGLSEAQAREKYGDILIFRSDFKALKHTMTGKNERTLMKLIVDKASDKVVGVHMVGDEAGEIIQGFAVALKAGATKAIFDSTIGIHPTAAEEFVTMRTPVEK, from the coding sequence ATGAAGATGGATTTTGATTTATTAGTGATTGGTGCTGGAAGTGGTGGTGTTAGAGCTTCTCGTATGGCAGCTGCCAAAGGTGTAAAAGTAGCGGTTGTAGAAAGTACCTTTTTAGGAGGTACATGTGTCAATGTAGGATGTATCCCTAAAAAACTATATAGCTATGCCTCTAGTTTTCCTGGTGCGTTTAGTTCAGCGGAAGGATTTGGCTGGAGTCAAGTATCCTCTACATTAGATTGGGAAAAACTTAAACATAATCGCGCGGCTGAAATTGCTCGTCTTAATGAGGTATATGGTAATTTACTTAAAAACTCTGGTGTGCAATTACTAAAAGGACATGGTGCATTAGTTGATGCTAATACCGTAAAAGTAGGGGAAAAGACTTATACGGCTAAACATATTCTTATTGCCACGGGTGGTTGGCCTGTTGTTCCTGATATTCCTGGTAAAGAATTAGCGATTACGTCTAATGAAGTATTTGATTTGCCTGTATTTCCTAAGCGTTTATTAATTGTTGGGGGTGGTTATATTGCCAGTGAATTTGCCTCTATTTTTAATGGATTAGGTGCTAAAGTCATCCAAGTATATCGATCTGAAAAAATCCTTCGCTCTTTTGATGAAGATTTACAAGATTTTGTGATGCAAGAAATGATAAAACACGGGGTGGATTTACGTGTGAATAGCGATATTGCCTCATTAGAAAAAACCGCTACGGGTATTTTGGCAACGTTTAAAGATGGTCGTACGGAAGAAGTGGATCAAGTCTTTTTTGCAACAGGTCGCCGTCCTAATACCAAAGGATTAAATCTAGAGGCACTTGGTATCCAAACAGGTAAACGAGGTGAAATACTGGTTGATGAACATTTTAGAACCAATATTCCATCTATTTATGCGGTAGGTGATGTAGTCGGTCATTTAGACTTAACACCAGTTGCTTTGGCTGAAGGTATGGTAGTAGTTGATACCCTATTTGGTGATGGTACACGTCAGATGAGCTATGATAATATTCCAACGGCTATTTTTACGACACCGAATGTGGCTACGGTTGGATTGAGTGAAGCACAAGCCCGTGAAAAATATGGTGATATTCTGATTTTCCGCTCTGATTTTAAAGCACTTAAACATACCATGACAGGTAAAAATGAGCGTACCTTAATGAAATTAATTGTTGATAAAGCCAGTGATAAGGTTGTTGGTGTTCATATGGTAGGTGATGAGGCTGGTGAAATTATTCAAGGGTTTGCGGTTGCCCTCAAAGCAGGTGCAACAAAAGCGATTTTTGATAGTACCATTGGAATTCACCCAACCGCAGCAGAAGAGTTTGTTACGATGCGTACCCCTGTGGAGAAATAA
- the ppk2 gene encoding polyphosphate kinase 2, with amino-acid sequence MATKKVTSRHASEGDIATGNTKAQTRRNVVKNRVRARIDKESAAVVGVLDQETNSTNVKNLLGGLSLDDKRALFKLLQEEKRKLESEKSDNPDNELVENWQEMGVYPYRYLMSRRNYEFQKYNLQVELLKLQQWVKETGSRIVILFEGRDAAGKGGTIKRFMEHLNPRTARVVALQKPTETEAGQWYFQRYVQHLPTKGEIVLFDRSWYNRAGVERVMGFCTDEEYQEFMREVPEFERNLVRSGISLIKFWFSVTRDEQRRRFRERKSHPLKQWKLSPIDMASLDKWDDYTKAKEAMFFHTDTSDAPWTVIKSNCKKRARLNALRFVLHRFTYKNKNIDKIGKIDSLIVGRSNAMYETADTDVSKSK; translated from the coding sequence ATGGCAACAAAAAAAGTTACTAGTCGTCATGCTTCTGAGGGAGATATTGCGACAGGAAATACGAAAGCACAAACTCGCCGTAATGTTGTTAAAAATCGTGTTCGTGCCAGAATTGATAAAGAAAGTGCAGCAGTTGTTGGTGTACTGGATCAGGAGACAAACTCAACCAATGTGAAGAACCTTTTGGGTGGGTTATCTTTAGATGATAAAAGAGCACTATTTAAACTCTTACAAGAAGAAAAGCGTAAATTAGAAAGTGAAAAATCAGATAATCCTGATAATGAGTTAGTTGAGAACTGGCAAGAAATGGGTGTTTATCCTTATCGCTATTTAATGTCTCGCCGTAATTATGAGTTTCAAAAATATAATTTACAAGTTGAATTATTAAAACTTCAACAATGGGTGAAAGAAACAGGATCCCGAATTGTTATTTTGTTTGAAGGACGAGATGCCGCAGGTAAAGGGGGAACGATTAAACGCTTTATGGAGCATTTGAACCCCCGTACAGCACGTGTTGTTGCTCTTCAAAAACCAACTGAAACCGAGGCAGGGCAATGGTATTTCCAACGTTATGTGCAGCACTTACCTACAAAAGGGGAGATTGTACTCTTTGACCGTTCTTGGTATAACCGTGCAGGTGTAGAGCGTGTTATGGGATTCTGTACTGATGAAGAATATCAGGAGTTTATGCGTGAAGTGCCAGAGTTTGAGCGTAATCTTGTGCGTAGTGGTATCTCTTTAATTAAGTTTTGGTTCTCTGTAACAAGAGATGAACAGCGCCGTCGCTTCCGTGAGCGTAAATCACATCCTTTAAAACAATGGAAATTATCCCCTATTGATATGGCATCTTTAGATAAGTGGGATGATTATACGAAGGCAAAAGAAGCGATGTTCTTCCATACGGACACTAGTGATGCGCCGTGGACGGTGATTAAATCCAATTGTAAAAAACGTGCACGATTAAATGCTTTACGTTTTGTATTGCATCGTTTTACCTATAAGAATAAGAATATTGACAAGATTGGTAAGATAGATTCACTCATTGTTGGTCGTTCTAATGCGATGTATGAGACGGCTGATACTGACGTGTCTAAATCAAAGTAA
- the thiD gene encoding bifunctional hydroxymethylpyrimidine kinase/phosphomethylpyrimidine kinase has protein sequence MIKNTLTIAGVDPSGGAGTLADVKTMSALGTFACAVIAALTAQNTQNVTGIQPIPPDFIRLQIDTLFHDVRIDGVKIGMLGQTPVIHTVADSLEKYQPPFVVLDPVMVAKSGDLLLEEKAVASLIEVLIPQAHMITPNLPEAGVILKSSTPESIKEMYHFAEKLHKRMASSDERWVLLKGGHLPSQDTVDLLFNGDKMIEIQHSKIQTKNTHGTGCSLSSAICALQARLQNIPLATQQAVDFIYQSIQHADELSVGHGHGPIHHFHALWSQ, from the coding sequence ATGATTAAAAATACATTAACCATTGCTGGGGTTGATCCTTCTGGTGGAGCAGGAACACTTGCTGATGTCAAAACGATGTCTGCTCTTGGCACTTTTGCTTGTGCAGTTATTGCCGCACTCACCGCACAAAATACGCAGAATGTAACAGGCATTCAGCCTATCCCTCCTGATTTTATCCGTTTACAGATAGATACCTTATTTCATGATGTCCGTATTGACGGGGTAAAAATTGGTATGTTAGGACAGACCCCCGTTATTCATACCGTAGCAGATAGTCTTGAAAAATATCAACCTCCTTTTGTTGTACTCGATCCCGTTATGGTCGCTAAAAGTGGTGATTTATTACTTGAAGAAAAAGCCGTTGCCTCTCTTATAGAGGTATTAATACCACAAGCCCATATGATTACGCCTAATTTACCCGAAGCAGGTGTCATTCTCAAAAGTAGCACACCAGAAAGTATTAAGGAAATGTATCATTTTGCGGAAAAACTCCATAAACGAATGGCTAGCTCTGATGAACGATGGGTACTCCTTAAAGGAGGGCATCTTCCTAGCCAAGATACAGTAGATTTACTGTTTAATGGCGATAAAATGATAGAGATTCAACACTCCAAGATTCAAACTAAAAATACACATGGAACAGGTTGTTCCCTCTCTTCTGCCATTTGTGCGTTACAGGCTCGATTACAAAATATTCCTCTCGCAACACAGCAAGCAGTTGATTTTATTTATCAATCTATTCAACATGCTGATGAATTAAGCGTTGGTCATGGTCACGGCCCTATACATCATTTTCATGCTTTATGGTCTCAATAG
- a CDS encoding protein-L-isoaspartate O-methyltransferase family protein, whose product MSTLSPLLEKSRFNMIAQQIRPAGILDEKVLETLSTLSRDAFVDEQYQNIAYTDTEIPIVVEGIKTNETMLTPILEARLAEALQLAPSDTVLEIGTGSGFQAALLAQLCKHVTSVEVDPKIAQFAIANLQKNHITNVKVEIGDGQNGWGTTEFDAIVVTGSLPEISNTLKYKLAEGGRLVAVIGTGPSMSLVRVTRQSATDFTEEHLLETYIKPLNGPHISHFKF is encoded by the coding sequence ATGAGTACTCTATCTCCTTTATTAGAAAAAAGTCGTTTCAATATGATTGCACAACAAATCCGCCCTGCTGGTATTTTAGATGAAAAAGTATTAGAAACCTTATCTACTTTATCTCGGGACGCTTTTGTCGATGAACAATACCAAAATATCGCCTATACCGATACAGAGATTCCTATTGTTGTAGAAGGCATCAAAACCAATGAAACAATGCTAACACCTATTTTAGAGGCACGTTTAGCAGAGGCACTTCAGTTAGCTCCCTCAGATACTGTACTTGAAATTGGTACAGGTAGTGGCTTTCAAGCAGCATTACTTGCTCAACTCTGTAAACATGTTACCAGTGTTGAGGTTGATCCTAAGATTGCCCAATTTGCTATTGCTAATCTACAAAAAAACCATATCACCAATGTTAAGGTAGAAATCGGTGATGGTCAAAATGGCTGGGGAACAACAGAGTTTGATGCGATTGTGGTAACTGGCTCATTACCAGAAATATCAAATACCTTAAAATATAAACTCGCGGAAGGCGGACGTTTAGTTGCCGTCATTGGTACTGGTCCTTCTATGTCTTTAGTGAGGGTTACTCGCCAAAGTGCCACTGATTTTACGGAAGAGCATTTATTAGAGACCTATATTAAACCTCTAAATGGCCCCCATATTTCACATTTTAAATTTTAA
- a CDS encoding cation diffusion facilitator family transporter, producing the protein MDTTTSTSINATIQRQKAASKSTWVSVIVNIFLCVVQIITGYLTASSALVADAIHSLSDLISDAAVLIANRFANIPPDENHPHGHYRYENIASFFIGLLLLSVGLGMIWNSVHQLLLSEKTPTDIHYAALFIALFVLIAKEGLFRYLLAIGKKVGSTMLIVNAWHARSDALSSLIVFIAIIASIMGVLWADSVAALLVGAMIAHMGLQFTWNALQTLSDLAVSPEEQQEIAKIIQQTEGVIQFHQLKTRKSGDFIHVEVHLEFPEETTIKTAHDIGLAVSHRLKAKGNIIDVTTHFDPISTDHHSLD; encoded by the coding sequence ATGGATACAACAACCTCCACATCAATAAATGCCACTATACAACGGCAAAAAGCGGCAAGCAAATCGACATGGGTAAGTGTTATTGTTAATATTTTCTTATGCGTTGTACAAATTATCACAGGGTATCTTACGGCATCCAGTGCGTTAGTAGCTGATGCTATTCATTCACTATCTGATTTAATCTCTGATGCGGCCGTACTCATTGCAAATCGTTTTGCTAACATCCCTCCTGATGAAAACCACCCCCACGGCCATTATCGTTATGAAAATATAGCCAGTTTCTTTATTGGTTTATTATTACTGAGCGTTGGTCTGGGGATGATTTGGAATAGTGTTCATCAGCTCTTATTAAGTGAGAAAACACCAACTGATATACACTATGCAGCCCTCTTTATTGCTCTTTTTGTACTCATTGCCAAAGAGGGTTTATTTCGTTATTTATTAGCGATTGGCAAAAAAGTCGGTTCTACTATGCTGATAGTGAATGCATGGCACGCTCGCTCAGATGCTTTATCTTCACTCATTGTTTTTATTGCTATTATTGCCTCTATCATGGGGGTTTTATGGGCAGACAGTGTTGCTGCCTTATTAGTTGGTGCAATGATTGCTCATATGGGGCTTCAATTTACATGGAATGCTTTACAAACCCTAAGCGATCTTGCCGTTAGCCCAGAGGAACAGCAAGAAATAGCTAAAATCATTCAACAGACCGAAGGGGTTATTCAATTTCATCAGCTCAAAACACGAAAATCTGGTGATTTTATCCATGTTGAGGTACATTTAGAGTTTCCTGAAGAAACCACTATTAAAACAGCACATGATATAGGATTAGCTGTTAGCCATCGCTTAAAAGCAAAAGGTAATATTATTGATGTGACAACACATTTTGATCCTATTTCTACAGATCATCATTCTTTAGATTAA
- a CDS encoding putative quinol monooxygenase, whose translation MIGVYAICQVKQGFEAKFENLVKQFISESRTHVGCQSYDCGVVSGKERHYCFIERWTSQVELDAHLNSLFFQQNAPKLEEMLENGLDINIVNFI comes from the coding sequence ATGATTGGTGTTTACGCAATTTGCCAAGTAAAGCAAGGCTTTGAAGCAAAATTTGAAAATTTGGTAAAACAGTTTATTTCTGAAAGTCGAACTCATGTAGGTTGCCAAAGCTATGATTGTGGTGTTGTTTCAGGAAAAGAAAGACATTATTGTTTTATTGAACGCTGGACAAGTCAAGTGGAGTTAGATGCTCATCTGAACTCTTTATTTTTTCAACAGAATGCGCCTAAACTAGAAGAAATGTTGGAAAATGGTTTAGATATTAATATTGTAAATTTTATCTAA
- the dprA gene encoding DNA-processing protein DprA yields MQNTAVLSDEELNAWLRLTLEPGVGSVTAKNLLLRFGLPQAIFEAKYMALITVVGEQLARQLSAPCSSEILAKIEQTKEWLQKKDHYLLTLADKHYPQSLLDTHDPPVVLYVDGQLAAFQKPALAIVGSRNATLGGVQNAHAFAKYLAQQGWSIISGLALGIDAAAHEGALASGQEGATIAIMGTGINRLYPAEHKNLALRIREQGTLVTEFPLDTRSQAFHFPMRNRIVAGLSKGVVVVEAAQKSGSLITAQLASEMGKDVFAIPGSIHSPLSRGCHRLIRQGAKLVETGQDILEELGYPIHHKAPEPDAKQSNKEIDPINQQLLDLMGFDPTELMALQQASSLALDEIAARLLQMELDGWIIRLRDGRYQQVHLANHLLD; encoded by the coding sequence ATGCAAAATACAGCAGTCTTATCAGATGAGGAGCTAAATGCTTGGTTACGTTTAACCCTAGAGCCAGGAGTTGGTTCGGTGACAGCTAAGAATTTATTACTTCGGTTTGGTCTGCCGCAAGCCATTTTTGAAGCAAAATATATGGCGTTAATAACCGTTGTGGGTGAACAGTTAGCCCGTCAGCTAAGTGCACCATGCTCATCTGAAATACTAGCAAAGATTGAACAAACTAAGGAATGGTTGCAAAAAAAAGATCATTATCTCTTAACATTAGCTGATAAGCATTACCCTCAATCTTTATTGGATACACATGATCCCCCAGTCGTGCTTTATGTTGATGGTCAATTAGCGGCTTTTCAGAAACCAGCTTTAGCGATAGTGGGTTCACGAAATGCTACTCTGGGAGGAGTACAAAATGCACATGCTTTTGCAAAATATCTTGCTCAACAAGGATGGAGTATTATTAGTGGTTTAGCCTTAGGTATTGATGCAGCAGCTCATGAGGGGGCACTTGCTTCAGGTCAAGAAGGGGCAACGATTGCCATTATGGGAACAGGAATTAACCGTTTATATCCAGCAGAACACAAAAACTTAGCTTTGCGTATTCGGGAACAAGGGACTTTAGTCACAGAGTTTCCCTTGGATACACGCTCACAAGCATTTCATTTTCCGATGCGTAATCGTATTGTAGCAGGGCTATCCAAAGGTGTTGTTGTGGTAGAGGCAGCTCAAAAAAGTGGTTCTTTAATTACGGCTCAATTGGCAAGTGAAATGGGGAAAGATGTTTTTGCCATTCCTGGTTCAATTCATTCTCCTTTGTCTCGTGGTTGTCATCGTTTAATACGGCAGGGGGCAAAATTAGTTGAAACAGGGCAAGATATTTTAGAAGAGTTAGGCTACCCTATTCATCATAAAGCACCAGAACCTGATGCAAAACAATCGAATAAAGAAATAGACCCTATCAATCAACAATTATTGGATTTAATGGGATTTGATCCAACGGAATTAATGGCGTTACAACAAGCTTCTTCTCTTGCGTTAGATGAGATAGCGGCTCGTTTGTTACAAATGGAATTAGATGGATGGATTATTCGATTGCGTGATGGTCGGTATCAGCAAGTGCATTTGGCAAATCATCTACTTGATTGA
- the def gene encoding peptide deformylase: protein MALLPILHYPDARLHTVAKPVEKVDDRIRQVVKDMTETMYESSGVGLAATQVDIHERIVVIDVSEEGNDLRVLINPEITWKSEDTIIYEEGCLSVPGIYDKVTRSAKVKVKALNEKGEEYEFHAEGLLAVCVQHELDHLMGKVFIERLSALKQSRIKTKIKKQAKQQA from the coding sequence ATGGCATTACTTCCTATCTTACATTATCCTGATGCACGCCTACATACTGTTGCAAAACCCGTTGAAAAGGTTGATGACCGCATTCGTCAAGTTGTCAAAGATATGACAGAGACAATGTATGAGTCTTCTGGTGTAGGTTTAGCTGCCACACAAGTAGATATACATGAGCGTATTGTCGTTATTGACGTATCAGAAGAAGGTAATGATTTACGCGTACTGATTAATCCTGAAATTACATGGAAAAGTGAAGATACCATTATCTATGAAGAAGGGTGTTTATCTGTCCCTGGGATTTACGATAAAGTAACTCGCTCTGCTAAAGTAAAAGTAAAAGCGCTCAATGAAAAAGGTGAAGAATACGAATTCCATGCAGAAGGATTACTAGCTGTATGCGTTCAACATGAATTAGATCACCTAATGGGTAAAGTATTTATTGAACGATTATCTGCTTTAAAACAAAGTCGTATCAAGACAAAAATTAAAAAACAAGCTAAACAACAAGCATAA